The Thunnus maccoyii chromosome 24, fThuMac1.1, whole genome shotgun sequence DNA window GATTAACAGATCAGATAGGATGTAATCAATCACTGGAAAAACAGCAGGTCAGATGCTTCGTATCTGCAGATAAAATCAACATCGACTCACAGCGGCTGGGCGGACTGATGTCCATGACGGAGAGGGTCGGAGCGGTAGTTGGGTTGGGGTTGGGCTCGATGTCGCTGCCCCTTCGTGGTCGCCTGGCGGGGCCTTCTTCCAGGTCAGGGGTGAAGacgctgctgccgctgctggtGCTGGGCGACTGTTCGGTGGGACTGAAGCTGACCGGCGAGCGGAAGCCGTGGACCTGCGTTCGCCGAGCCCGAGGGAAGGTCTTCCTCCCTGCcgagcagaggaagaggagacatTGGAGTTTGTGCTTCGCGCTAAACATTTGATCTTCCTCATACACTCAGAGAAACGACTCACCATCGCTGTAATCTTGAAGGCCGAAGGGAATGCCGTATCGCCGAGGGTACGTTCCCCCTTTCCCCGACTTCTCAAACACTGGGATGTCGTactctgcagaggaagaggagacgaTGAAGAACAACTCAGCAGAATtacagcagagaggaaacacgACGGCGCACAGAATTCATCTTTCTTTCTATATGTCGTTTCATGTGTGAGAGAAActttttggtgttttatttttatcgCCTACTtagtccaacacacacacacacacacgtttaccTGGAAAGTCCTGGTGGTTGTCTGGGTAACTCTGTGCTCGAGGCATCCTTGATTTTGGGTAGTCACTataacataaagacaaaaacaagaaacaacacTGAGTATCAgactttaacttttattttaaatcacattGATGCTGCTTCTCATAACTTTCCTCGTGTTTATCTTAtatcctgtttgtgtgttttaaatcttCTAATAGTGAAGAAAATTGAAACAAGGATGCTACAGAAGTGTCTTTTTACTGTATCTGTCagcttacaaacacacatgtatctTGTATAAATGAGTACATGGTTGTATAATTAAAGTGTTGTAACCTGTCCAGCGGGCTGTCTAACGAGGGGCAACTTCCAGACGCTGAGTTCTCTGGACTGCTCATGGACAACGGGTCCAACATCTGCAGGAAGAGAAGAAACTCAGAAAAGGGAACTCTCGACACTGTCGATCATCACATCCTCTACGGCGCAGGACTCAAGTTATACTTCCTGTATCTGCACAGCTGCAACCCTCCGAATGACATACGATTCATTAACTGCTCATGCATGTTGCATCAGACACTTGAACACGTCCTCCACCAGTCACAGTAGCAGGTAAAACGTTCGTAGGTTACATCACGGACAAGAGGTAGGAAGGATTACTCACTgtaaataataactaataataacatttagCTGCTTAAGGTACTTTCAGACAGCGAGAGTTTGCCAATATATCTGCCTCAGTAAACAAGAGGACAGCTGTTGCTGTCAGGAAGACACAAACAGCTATTTGTAGattttacccccccccccaccacaaAAACCACAGCGAGGAAATGATAACAGCTCATTTTTTTGGAAACAAGCAAATCAATGAAGAGAAATTATCTATCATTATCTGGTCTCAGCCAGCGGTAGCTGCTCACAGTCTGAACAGCTGATGTAACAGCTGATGCAACAACCATGAAGAGTGATTCATATTCATATCTACAATATTACAACATCCCTAAATGACGACTacatggtggtggtggggagggagtgggggggggggggggggggggggggggtcgtaCCTGGTCCATGCTCTCAGGGATGAACTCTCCCTCGCTGTTGATGCTGGTGAAGGAGCCGTTCCTCGCCACCTGCTGGAGCGCGTCAGGGATGTATCCTGGTGGAGGAGAGCTGCGGTCCGTCGAATGGGAGCCTGAGGTTGGTTTAAGGACAGAGATGTTGTTATTTAATCAGCTGAGCACTAGAAGCAGATATTTCACACAATAATAACCTcgatttcaacattttattctctTAATTATTATCTCTCTCACCTATCAAAGCCAGCATGCTCTTCTTGTCCGCCACCCTGAATCCCGTGTTGTCCAGCTCCTCGTGGGACGGCAGGAGGTCCATGTTGGAGGAAGAGTTCTGGAGAAacagaagtaaaacaaaaaataaataaatcaacattcCTCACAGTCTATAAATTATAAGTATTAAAACATGGGATGAGGATCAGTCTGGAGGTCGACTGAACCTCGGAGCAGCTGACCTGAGAGGAGATCTGGAGCACCAGGAGGATCTTCAGGCTCTTCATGTGAACGCTGCGATCCAGCAGCTCTACGGCCTTGTCCAGGTCGTCCTGAGTGGTCAGTGGAATCACCAACTGAGGAGTGAACACCGAGAACAATTAGGGACGAGAAACcagtgaaaaaacacaaacagactggGATTAACCGCCAAAAATTTGCAACTGGGAACGTTTTACTCTTTTAAGGAttgatattaaattaaaaacatgccGTCTCTACAATTTATGCCCAGATTCATTTTAATGCGACACAGTGTCACAGTAAAGTACATCAAATCTTTAAACATCTCATTGACTAAAAACATGTGTCTAATGTTCTCCAGACCTACGAgatcttttctcttttatacCTCGTTGTTGGTGTAGTGAAGATCCATCGTCTGACCGAAAGCCACTTTAGCTTTCGACCTCAGGTCGTCCAGCTTGACGGGTCGAGGGAACTGCAAGATCCTACAGATATgaagagaggtcagaggtcaggctaCAGGTTCACAGCTACAGGTCTGCACTGACAACATTGAGGTGATGGCGAAGCCTCACCTCTTTTCCCCTTTGAACTCGAACTTGACTCTGACATCGTTCTGTTGGACAGAAGAGTCACGTTAAAGTCAGCAGcagatatttttatatatgaagGAAGTCAATTTATAGCTTAATGCCTCCGCTGCcatttgatgtatttaaatAGACATGCGTGGACACAGTgttgtttatttactgtttggTTACCTGGTTCTTGGGCGAGGAGGCTTTGGGTTTGCCTAGGTCCGACAGGAACATGGCAGGACGGCTGGAGCGGTGCAGTTCGGCCAGGTCCTGCATGATCGAGTTCAGCGCCTCCTGCTCATCTGAGGGACGACGTTATTCCAGTTTATTTAAGAGATTTTCATATTAGAGAAACGgaacaatcaataaaacaagCATGAAACAAAATCCAAGTGATAAAAAGGGTCAAATATATGAATTTTAATGACAATTACAGCTTAATTAACAGGAGACTAACTACatgcttcctgtttcaacattaaatattatttaaataacaaTTGGATGTTAACTGTAGCGATGCTAATAGGAGCAACATGACTACAAACATCGTTcttcttcacaaaaacaaatgtcgCAGTATGTTTATTAGTAGGACGATACAGGATCTGATGTGGTTCTGTTTGCAAATTTGAAACTTAAGAcgtataaaatattaaaaagatacTTTCATTGGATTTCTAAGAATGCattaataacaatatttaaACCAAAGCATATAACAAAAGGAGGTGATGTTGAGAGGCAAACATGTcagaaatacttaaaaaaaacattccatcAGTTGTAGTTTTGACAAAAGACGACCTCGGCTCACTGCCAAACAGTAACACTAtcttataaacacacatacgTACCCATCATCATGGCACGGCGATTGACCCAGGAGGCCAGGAAAGAGGATTCTCCCATCAAAGGGATTCCTTTCTCCTGCAACGAGGAAAAAACAGACGACGTGAATCCTGACATGCAGTCGGATCAGAGCCTGAAGCTGCCGAGTGATCAGCGGACTGAAAGTATTATcacaataaatagaaaacatgtttaatcATAATATCTGTTTCAGTagcgggaaaaaaaaaatcagatgaaaGTCGTTTAATTGGTTCATTACGTTGATTTGCATGATAGTGGGAAGTCAAAATGTAACTGTCATTTCCA harbors:
- the map3k2 gene encoding mitogen-activated protein kinase kinase kinase 2 isoform X1 is translated as MSGFTSSVFSSLQEKGIPLMGESSFLASWVNRRAMMMDEQEALNSIMQDLAELHRSSRPAMFLSDLGKPKASSPKNQNDVRVKFEFKGEKRILQFPRPVKLDDLRSKAKVAFGQTMDLHYTNNELVIPLTTQDDLDKAVELLDRSVHMKSLKILLVLQISSQNSSSNMDLLPSHEELDNTGFRVADKKSMLALIGSHSTDRSSPPPGYIPDALQQVARNGSFTSINSEGEFIPESMDQMLDPLSMSSPENSASGSCPSLDSPLDSDYPKSRMPRAQSYPDNHQDFPEYDIPVFEKSGKGGTYPRRYGIPFGLQDYSDGRKTFPRARRTQVHGFRSPVSFSPTEQSPSTSSGSSVFTPDLEEGPARRPRRGSDIEPNPNPTTAPTLSVMDISPPSRSPRAPTNWRLGKLLGQGAFGRVFLCYDADTGRELAVKQVQFDPESPETSKEVSALECEIQLLKNLCHERIVQYYGCLRDTMERTLSIFMEYMPGGSIKDQLKSYGALTENVTRRYTRQILEGVSYLHSNMIVHRDIKGANILRDSVGNVKLGDFGASRRLQTICLSGTGIKSVTGTPYWMSPEVISGEGYGRKADIWSVGCTVVEMLTQRPPWAEFEAMAAIFKIATQPTNPVLPAHVSDHCRDFLKRIFVETKQRPSADELLRHIFVH
- the map3k2 gene encoding mitogen-activated protein kinase kinase kinase 2 isoform X2, with protein sequence MGESSFLASWVNRRAMMMDEQEALNSIMQDLAELHRSSRPAMFLSDLGKPKASSPKNQNDVRVKFEFKGEKRILQFPRPVKLDDLRSKAKVAFGQTMDLHYTNNELVIPLTTQDDLDKAVELLDRSVHMKSLKILLVLQISSQNSSSNMDLLPSHEELDNTGFRVADKKSMLALIGSHSTDRSSPPPGYIPDALQQVARNGSFTSINSEGEFIPESMDQMLDPLSMSSPENSASGSCPSLDSPLDSDYPKSRMPRAQSYPDNHQDFPEYDIPVFEKSGKGGTYPRRYGIPFGLQDYSDGRKTFPRARRTQVHGFRSPVSFSPTEQSPSTSSGSSVFTPDLEEGPARRPRRGSDIEPNPNPTTAPTLSVMDISPPSRSPRAPTNWRLGKLLGQGAFGRVFLCYDADTGRELAVKQVQFDPESPETSKEVSALECEIQLLKNLCHERIVQYYGCLRDTMERTLSIFMEYMPGGSIKDQLKSYGALTENVTRRYTRQILEGVSYLHSNMIVHRDIKGANILRDSVGNVKLGDFGASRRLQTICLSGTGIKSVTGTPYWMSPEVISGEGYGRKADIWSVGCTVVEMLTQRPPWAEFEAMAAIFKIATQPTNPVLPAHVSDHCRDFLKRIFVETKQRPSADELLRHIFVH